One window of Novosphingobium sp. 9U genomic DNA carries:
- a CDS encoding MFS transporter has product MIQPKDVSERQAHWALFVLCLVALFNFLDRSLLSILQIPIKTELGLSDGQLGALTGLAFTICYAFSAVPLARLVDRGRRTLILGVALALWTSMTALSALAFSFASLVILRVGVALGEAAATPATHSLIADYFPPEKRGKAFALWALALPIGMMIGLFAGGFFGQDLGWRASFALTGATGLLIFPMVLLQPEPRRGRFEPGGVAPQQVGLVAGLGLLWRNHAFRYLVLGTSLQGLTYSTAIAWLAPFYSRVHGLDLSHVAITVALIVGVGASVGSFAGGMIQDRLIVRDVRWYGRWPALTSLGCLPLLGAQLFAHSYGAAVTFGLLGMLVGSVYVSTVNAAAQAMVSSNIRGLTSAVLLVIPALVGAGCGPWITGMLSDWFTDDFAMGVQAIRWALMIAFMASAVAAPLLWKVGSAMAADLERSAP; this is encoded by the coding sequence GTGATCCAGCCGAAAGATGTGTCGGAGCGGCAAGCCCATTGGGCATTGTTCGTCCTGTGCCTCGTCGCGCTGTTCAATTTTCTCGATCGATCGCTGCTGTCGATCCTCCAGATCCCGATCAAGACTGAGCTCGGCCTCTCGGACGGACAACTCGGCGCGCTGACCGGTCTGGCGTTCACGATCTGCTATGCCTTCTCGGCGGTTCCCCTCGCGCGCCTGGTCGATCGCGGACGGCGAACCCTCATCCTCGGAGTTGCTCTCGCGCTCTGGACATCGATGACAGCGCTGTCGGCGCTGGCCTTCAGCTTCGCGTCGCTCGTCATCTTGCGGGTCGGTGTGGCGCTGGGCGAAGCGGCGGCCACGCCTGCCACGCATTCGCTGATCGCCGATTACTTCCCGCCCGAGAAGCGCGGCAAGGCTTTCGCCTTGTGGGCGCTGGCCTTGCCGATCGGGATGATGATCGGGCTTTTCGCTGGCGGGTTCTTCGGGCAGGATCTGGGCTGGCGAGCGAGCTTCGCGCTGACCGGCGCTACCGGACTGCTGATCTTTCCCATGGTGCTGCTGCAACCGGAGCCTCGTCGCGGCCGGTTCGAGCCCGGCGGCGTTGCGCCCCAGCAAGTCGGCCTGGTCGCAGGATTGGGCCTGCTCTGGCGCAATCACGCGTTCCGGTACCTGGTGCTTGGCACTTCGCTGCAAGGTCTCACCTATTCCACGGCTATCGCCTGGCTCGCTCCGTTCTATTCGCGCGTGCACGGGCTCGACCTGTCCCACGTCGCCATCACCGTTGCCCTGATCGTCGGTGTTGGTGCCAGCGTGGGATCGTTCGCCGGGGGCATGATCCAAGACCGGCTGATCGTCCGCGATGTGCGATGGTACGGACGCTGGCCCGCGCTGACGAGTCTGGGCTGCCTGCCACTGCTCGGGGCGCAACTGTTCGCGCATTCCTACGGGGCGGCGGTGACTTTTGGTCTTCTCGGGATGCTCGTCGGCTCGGTGTATGTGTCCACGGTCAATGCGGCTGCCCAGGCGATGGTCTCCTCCAACATCCGCGGGCTGACATCCGCGGTGCTGCTGGTCATCCCAGCTCTGGTCGGAGCGGGCTGTGGGCCTTGGATCACCGGCATGTTGAGCGACTGGTTCACCGATGACTTCGCGATGGGTGTCCAGGCGATCCGCTGGGCTCTAATGATCGCCTTCATGGCCTCAGCCGTCGCCGCCCCGCTACTCTGGAAAGTCGGCAGCGCCATGGCTGCCGACCTTGAGAGGTCGGCACCCTGA
- a CDS encoding NADH:flavin oxidoreductase — translation MTSLFEPVTMIRGPQMKNRFVLAPMTNQQSHADGTVSEDESRWLAKRAEGQFGLVMTAAAHVQPSGQGFPGQIAAYDDCHVDGLRTLASTLRERGAVSSLQLYHGGLRSPPALVGKPLGPSSSEGGSVYGTGGAPLESDGFRGLTLDEIAGLRAAFVQAALRAERAGFDGVEIHGAHGYLLCAFLSPELNQRDDEYGGSLANRSRLMFEVVDDIRRACGPQFQLGLRLSTERYGMRLGEVKDVAAEFLREAKIDYLDLSLWDVNKRPAEPGYGDDSLLSHFVSLSRGDVRLGAAGKIMGGAGAAALLDAGCDFAVIGKAGIVRHDFPMRVQRDPLYKAPALPVSVAELEREAVSTAFLEFMRGNLAGFLREEESA, via the coding sequence ATGACCAGTCTTTTTGAGCCGGTGACGATGATCCGCGGCCCCCAGATGAAGAACCGCTTTGTCCTGGCGCCCATGACCAATCAGCAGAGCCACGCGGATGGCACCGTAAGCGAGGACGAGTCCCGCTGGCTGGCCAAGCGCGCCGAAGGGCAGTTTGGCCTGGTGATGACGGCCGCGGCGCACGTCCAGCCTTCAGGGCAAGGTTTCCCGGGCCAGATCGCCGCATATGATGATTGTCATGTCGACGGCTTGCGCACGCTCGCCTCGACCCTGCGCGAACGGGGTGCGGTGTCGTCGCTGCAACTCTATCACGGCGGCCTGCGGTCTCCGCCCGCTCTGGTCGGCAAGCCGCTCGGACCGTCCAGTTCGGAAGGCGGGTCGGTTTACGGCACTGGGGGCGCCCCGCTCGAGTCGGACGGCTTTCGCGGACTGACCCTCGACGAGATCGCGGGACTGCGCGCAGCCTTCGTCCAAGCGGCGCTACGCGCCGAACGCGCGGGGTTCGACGGGGTCGAGATCCATGGCGCGCACGGCTACTTGCTTTGTGCGTTCCTCTCGCCCGAACTCAACCAGCGCGACGATGAGTACGGCGGCAGTTTGGCGAACCGCTCGCGCCTCATGTTCGAGGTCGTGGATGACATCCGGCGCGCTTGCGGCCCGCAGTTTCAGCTTGGGCTGCGGCTGTCGACAGAGCGCTACGGCATGCGACTTGGCGAAGTGAAGGACGTCGCCGCCGAGTTTCTGCGAGAAGCGAAAATCGACTACCTCGACTTGTCGTTGTGGGACGTGAACAAGCGGCCGGCCGAGCCCGGGTATGGCGATGACTCGTTGCTGAGCCATTTCGTTTCGTTGTCGCGAGGTGACGTGCGGCTAGGCGCCGCCGGCAAGATCATGGGCGGCGCGGGAGCGGCGGCCCTGCTCGACGCAGGATGCGACTTCGCGGTGATCGGCAAGGCCGGCATCGTGCGGCACGACTTCCCCATGCGCGTGCAGCGCGATCCGCTCTACAAAGCGCCGGCGCTTCCGGTGAGCGTGGCCGAGCTTGAGAGAGAGGCGGTAAGCACCGCCTTTCTGGAATTCATGAGGGGGAACCTCGCAGGGTTCCTGCGTGAAGAGGAGAGTGCCTAG
- a CDS encoding SDR family NAD(P)-dependent oxidoreductase has protein sequence MLIDLSGRTVLVTGGGSGIGREACIAYAASGADVVVVDRHLAAAEETAALLRPDTDAIAVRADVTSEGDVSNMVAQAVSHFGKLDCAFNNAGVGVAEAGTSGKRLHELPRASWDMLIGVNLTGVWLCMKAELEHMVARGQGGVIVNNASIAGLIGFPKASNAYGAAKHGVVGMTRQSAFEYAPDNIRINVICPGPIMTALTAAHATPEVVGSGVPLGRPGSPEDIASMAVYLSSDQAAFITGMAFAVDGGVTAGQLASA, from the coding sequence ATGTTGATCGACTTAAGCGGACGGACTGTCTTGGTAACGGGCGGCGGCTCGGGGATCGGCCGTGAGGCCTGCATTGCGTACGCAGCATCCGGTGCGGACGTGGTCGTGGTCGACCGCCACCTTGCCGCCGCTGAGGAAACGGCGGCGTTGCTGAGGCCCGACACGGATGCCATTGCCGTGCGCGCTGACGTCACCAGCGAGGGTGACGTGAGCAACATGGTGGCGCAGGCCGTCTCCCATTTCGGCAAGCTCGACTGTGCCTTCAACAACGCGGGCGTTGGGGTGGCCGAGGCAGGAACCTCCGGCAAGCGTCTGCACGAGTTACCCCGGGCTTCGTGGGACATGCTGATCGGTGTCAACCTGACGGGGGTGTGGCTATGTATGAAGGCGGAGCTCGAGCATATGGTCGCTCGCGGGCAGGGCGGCGTAATCGTGAACAACGCCTCCATCGCCGGCCTGATCGGCTTTCCTAAAGCCAGTAACGCCTATGGTGCCGCGAAGCACGGTGTTGTCGGCATGACTCGGCAGTCCGCGTTCGAGTATGCACCGGACAACATCCGGATCAACGTGATCTGCCCTGGGCCGATAATGACCGCGTTGACCGCCGCGCACGCGACCCCCGAAGTGGTTGGCAGCGGCGTGCCGCTTGGCCGGCCCGGCTCGCCCGAAGACATCGCCAGCATGGCCGTGTACTTGAGCTCCGACCAGGCCGCGTTCATCACCGGCATGGCATTCGCCGTTGATGGCGGCGTCACGGCGGGTCAGCTCGCCTCGGCTTGA
- a CDS encoding 3-hydroxyacyl-CoA dehydrogenase NAD-binding domain-containing protein, with protein MSGFTYDKDADGIVTITMDMVGQSANTMNVHFCTMMREVFEAIEQDSDVTGVILASAKKTFFAGGDLKEMLESERTAQQLFDYLTETKGYLTRFERLSVPVVAAINGAALGGGYEICLACNYRVAVDAPGVVVGLPEVTLGLLPAGGGVVRSVALLGLEKALPLLLEGKSVPVAKALGMGLVDKLVSDAAQLLPAAKEWIKANPQAAVQPWHSKTFKYPGGDATSQGVRTTVAMATPSLLAKTRGLMPAPEKILDVAVNSMRMGFDSALRQESRAFVSLLRSPEARAQITTFFLQMNGLSKGANRPSSEGRKIRSSAVLGAGMMGQGIAWSHALRGLPVKLKDITTEAAEKGKAYSATVADKQIKQKRLTPEKKQEILDRITPTADYADLQGVDLIVEAVFEEIGLKEKVLKESFACLSSDGVYGTNTSTIPVTLLAQYVPDPSRFIGIHFFSPVDKMQLVEIIRGEETSDETTAIAYDYCKQIGKIPIVVKDGRGFFTSRVFGTYIDEGAALVRDGVAPVTIEREAMRAGMPVGPLAVADETSLSLPKKILDTHEAIDEMLQVKNGYPADMTATREVTFKLVEQGRGGRQYGGGFYRYNADGTKNLWEGLADFATGNLEVSPQDVRDRLLFRQVIETLRCYREGVLRSEAEANIGSIFGFGFPAHTGGSIQFVDWYGTEKFAARAAELADKFGNRFALEDGLLDGLAKHTKVEA; from the coding sequence ATGAGCGGTTTTACGTACGACAAGGATGCGGACGGCATCGTTACCATTACGATGGACATGGTCGGCCAGTCCGCCAACACCATGAACGTGCACTTCTGCACGATGATGCGCGAAGTCTTCGAGGCGATCGAACAGGATAGCGATGTGACGGGGGTCATCCTCGCATCGGCGAAGAAGACGTTCTTCGCAGGTGGCGACCTCAAGGAAATGCTCGAGAGCGAGCGGACTGCGCAGCAGCTGTTCGACTATCTTACTGAGACCAAGGGCTACCTGACCAGGTTCGAGCGCCTCTCTGTCCCCGTGGTCGCAGCGATCAACGGCGCGGCGCTGGGCGGTGGGTACGAGATCTGCCTGGCTTGCAACTATCGCGTCGCAGTCGATGCGCCCGGCGTCGTCGTCGGGCTGCCCGAAGTCACGCTGGGCCTGCTTCCCGCCGGCGGTGGCGTTGTTCGATCTGTCGCTCTTCTCGGTCTGGAGAAGGCGCTGCCGCTCCTTCTGGAGGGCAAGAGCGTCCCTGTTGCCAAGGCGCTGGGTATGGGGCTCGTCGACAAGCTGGTCTCCGACGCGGCGCAACTCCTGCCGGCCGCCAAAGAGTGGATCAAGGCCAATCCGCAGGCAGCGGTGCAGCCGTGGCATAGCAAGACCTTCAAGTATCCTGGAGGCGATGCGACCTCGCAGGGCGTGCGCACAACCGTCGCGATGGCGACCCCTAGCTTGCTAGCCAAGACGCGGGGGCTGATGCCAGCGCCCGAGAAGATCCTCGATGTCGCCGTGAACTCCATGCGCATGGGCTTCGACAGCGCTTTGCGCCAGGAGAGCCGCGCATTCGTTTCGCTTCTGCGTAGTCCAGAGGCCAGGGCCCAGATCACGACCTTTTTCCTGCAGATGAACGGTCTTTCCAAAGGCGCCAACCGCCCTTCGAGTGAAGGGCGCAAGATCCGCTCATCCGCCGTGCTCGGCGCCGGCATGATGGGGCAGGGCATCGCCTGGTCGCACGCGTTGCGTGGCCTGCCGGTCAAGCTGAAAGACATCACGACCGAGGCAGCGGAGAAGGGCAAGGCTTACTCCGCCACCGTCGCCGACAAGCAGATCAAGCAAAAGCGGCTCACTCCTGAGAAGAAGCAGGAAATCTTGGACCGCATTACCCCGACCGCCGACTACGCCGACCTTCAGGGCGTCGATCTGATCGTGGAAGCAGTATTCGAGGAGATCGGCCTGAAGGAGAAGGTCCTCAAGGAGAGCTTCGCGTGCCTGAGCAGCGACGGCGTATACGGCACTAACACGTCAACCATTCCCGTCACGCTGCTGGCGCAATATGTTCCCGATCCGTCACGGTTTATCGGCATCCACTTCTTTTCGCCGGTCGACAAGATGCAGCTTGTCGAGATCATCCGCGGCGAGGAGACCTCGGATGAGACCACTGCAATCGCCTACGATTATTGCAAGCAGATCGGCAAGATTCCGATTGTTGTGAAGGATGGTCGCGGTTTCTTCACGTCACGAGTCTTCGGCACTTATATCGACGAGGGCGCAGCGTTGGTGCGTGACGGCGTGGCGCCGGTCACGATCGAGCGCGAAGCGATGAGGGCAGGCATGCCGGTCGGCCCCTTAGCGGTCGCCGATGAAACCTCGCTGAGCCTCCCCAAGAAGATCCTCGATACGCACGAGGCGATCGACGAGATGCTTCAAGTCAAGAACGGGTATCCGGCAGACATGACGGCGACCCGCGAGGTCACGTTCAAGCTTGTCGAGCAGGGCCGCGGCGGGCGCCAGTACGGCGGCGGCTTTTACCGCTACAACGCCGATGGCACCAAGAACCTCTGGGAAGGCTTGGCTGATTTCGCCACCGGGAACCTCGAAGTATCTCCGCAGGACGTTCGCGATCGTCTGCTGTTCCGCCAGGTGATCGAAACGCTGCGCTGTTATCGCGAAGGTGTCCTTCGCAGCGAAGCCGAAGCGAATATCGGCTCGATCTTCGGTTTCGGTTTTCCGGCGCACACCGGGGGTTCGATCCAGTTCGTCGATTGGTACGGCACTGAGAAGTTCGCGGCACGGGCTGCCGAGCTGGCAGACAAGTTTGGTAATCGCTTCGCCTTGGAAGACGGGCTCCTGGACGGGCTGGCCAAGCATACGAAGGTCGAGGCCTGA
- a CDS encoding amidohydrolase family protein, with product MQDYDLIIRNGTIIDGTKQPRRKADLAVLKGKIVKIGSLGDATAKREIDATGRIVSPGVIDPHTHYDAPLHWDPYVTSSSWHGTTTIVMGNCGFGYAPCRPADRDRYMWMMVNTEQIPYESQRTALNWSWETFPEWMENLRNIPKGVNVGMFLPLNPLLVYVKSDEVKSRPTTDAERQRMGELLNEAMDAGALGFSLSLLGNGNGHVDYDGTPVPTDVMDTEDAYYLAGVMRERGEGVIQSLVEIRMESRREISENLARISGRPVIHNVITVVDGTANPTPEELKITNRWREQLEWVDRAEAEGLEIYLQSIALRGWAEFKIEDSTLFNAIPVLEEFAHCRTNEARMAIAEDPEWRARAREAYRDEQFVSIGGGFEKYVLANAYGHPVYQKYVGQTIGQIVEAEGRHKVDVFFDILVQTKMQVDFKLTEAQSKDGEKVEQVLRHPRVIPGASDGGAHVKQFVGGHYPSDLIGWMVKEDGRIPLEDMHHMLSARPARLLGLQDRGLLIEGYAADIVVYDLEELGFDTTYVIAHDLPGGDWRRTVPARGVDYVLVNGTVIMDHGQPSGDYPGQVVELQSLSAVPVPELAE from the coding sequence ATGCAGGACTATGATCTCATCATCCGCAATGGGACGATCATCGACGGGACCAAACAGCCGCGCCGCAAGGCGGACCTGGCAGTCTTAAAAGGGAAGATCGTCAAGATCGGTTCTCTCGGCGATGCCACCGCGAAGCGCGAAATCGATGCGACCGGGCGCATCGTATCACCGGGTGTCATAGATCCGCACACGCACTATGATGCGCCGCTCCACTGGGATCCTTACGTCACGAGTTCGTCGTGGCATGGCACCACCACCATCGTAATGGGCAATTGCGGGTTCGGCTACGCGCCGTGCCGCCCCGCCGACCGCGATCGGTACATGTGGATGATGGTCAACACCGAGCAAATTCCTTATGAGTCGCAGCGCACTGCGCTAAACTGGAGCTGGGAAACCTTCCCTGAGTGGATGGAGAACCTGCGCAACATCCCCAAGGGTGTGAATGTGGGGATGTTCCTGCCGCTCAATCCTTTGCTCGTGTACGTCAAGAGCGACGAGGTGAAATCCCGTCCGACCACCGACGCGGAACGTCAGCGCATGGGCGAGCTGCTCAACGAGGCGATGGACGCCGGCGCGCTCGGCTTCAGCCTCTCGCTGCTCGGAAACGGCAACGGGCACGTCGATTACGACGGCACGCCGGTGCCGACCGATGTGATGGATACCGAGGATGCCTACTATCTGGCTGGCGTCATGCGCGAGCGCGGCGAGGGTGTCATTCAGTCACTCGTCGAGATCCGCATGGAATCGCGTCGCGAGATCTCCGAAAATCTTGCGCGTATTTCGGGGCGGCCGGTGATCCACAACGTCATCACCGTGGTCGACGGCACGGCCAATCCGACGCCGGAGGAGCTGAAGATCACCAACCGCTGGCGCGAGCAGCTCGAATGGGTCGATCGCGCTGAGGCGGAAGGTCTGGAGATCTATCTGCAGTCGATCGCGTTGCGAGGCTGGGCCGAGTTCAAGATCGAAGACAGCACGCTCTTCAACGCCATCCCGGTTCTCGAAGAATTTGCGCATTGTCGGACGAACGAGGCGCGCATGGCAATTGCCGAAGACCCCGAATGGCGCGCTCGCGCCCGGGAAGCTTATCGTGACGAACAGTTCGTGTCGATTGGCGGAGGCTTCGAGAAGTATGTTCTCGCCAACGCCTATGGCCATCCCGTGTATCAGAAGTACGTGGGGCAGACCATCGGTCAGATCGTCGAAGCCGAAGGCCGACACAAGGTCGACGTTTTCTTCGACATCCTTGTGCAGACAAAGATGCAGGTCGATTTCAAGCTGACTGAAGCACAGTCGAAGGACGGTGAGAAAGTCGAGCAAGTCCTGCGCCACCCGCGCGTCATCCCTGGCGCCTCCGATGGCGGTGCGCACGTCAAGCAGTTCGTCGGTGGCCATTATCCGAGCGACCTGATCGGGTGGATGGTCAAGGAAGACGGACGCATCCCACTCGAGGACATGCACCACATGCTCAGCGCGCGACCGGCGCGGCTGCTCGGACTGCAGGACCGTGGCCTCCTGATCGAAGGGTATGCGGCGGACATTGTCGTCTACGATCTCGAGGAGCTGGGCTTCGACACGACCTACGTGATCGCGCATGACCTTCCGGGCGGTGATTGGCGCCGGACTGTCCCAGCGCGTGGCGTCGATTACGTGCTCGTCAACGGAACCGTGATCATGGATCACGGCCAGCCTTCAGGCGACTACCCTGGCCAGGTTGTCGAGCTTCAGTCGCTCTCCGCTGTGCCGGTTCCCGAACTCGCCGAGTGA
- a CDS encoding MaoC family dehydratase — MPDDVRSRAVLWPKGRLFEDFEVGQHFDHHWGRTITEADALLFASLTMAYNPIYFNRAFALAEGHSDIVVCPQLVFNIALGLSVEDCSEIGGPFLGVFELEYHRAVYPGTTVIASSETVDVRTSESNPANGIVTWRTKGATPEGEALVSFRRSNLVRLRNAPGGQ, encoded by the coding sequence ATGCCAGACGATGTGCGCAGCCGGGCGGTGCTTTGGCCCAAGGGCCGGTTGTTCGAGGATTTCGAGGTTGGACAGCATTTCGACCATCACTGGGGTCGTACGATTACTGAGGCCGATGCGCTTCTGTTCGCAAGTCTGACTATGGCCTATAACCCGATCTACTTCAACCGCGCCTTTGCCTTGGCCGAAGGTCATAGTGATATCGTCGTGTGTCCTCAGCTGGTGTTCAACATTGCCCTTGGACTGAGCGTTGAAGATTGCAGCGAGATCGGCGGTCCGTTCCTCGGCGTATTCGAGCTCGAATATCATCGGGCAGTGTATCCAGGTACCACGGTCATAGCGTCCAGTGAGACCGTCGACGTGAGGACCTCCGAAAGCAATCCAGCGAACGGGATCGTGACTTGGCGAACGAAGGGCGCGACGCCAGAGGGCGAAGCGCTCGTCTCTTTCCGTCGCTCCAATCTGGTGCGGCTCCGCAACGCTCCGGGAGGGCAGTGA
- a CDS encoding MaoC family dehydratase yields MDYTKLTAATNYFEDFTPGLVIQHARGKTVTPLDNVLITNLVMNTAEGHFNDDLMSRHPVGKVVVYGGVNFSMVLGLASQDCCENAIAELGLDNVKLMKPVFHGDTIYAYSEVLSASPSDRDDAGIVVFRHYGFNQDEDPIVKVDRKVLLKRRPAA; encoded by the coding sequence ATGGACTATACTAAGCTAACCGCCGCGACGAACTACTTCGAGGATTTCACGCCTGGCCTCGTAATCCAGCATGCGCGCGGTAAGACCGTGACGCCGCTGGACAATGTGCTGATCACCAACCTCGTGATGAATACCGCAGAGGGTCATTTCAACGACGACCTGATGAGCCGCCATCCCGTTGGCAAAGTCGTGGTCTATGGCGGCGTGAATTTTTCGATGGTGCTGGGGCTTGCCTCTCAGGATTGCTGCGAGAATGCCATCGCCGAGCTTGGCCTTGACAACGTCAAGCTGATGAAGCCGGTATTCCACGGTGACACGATCTACGCGTACAGCGAGGTTCTCAGTGCTTCACCCTCGGACCGGGATGATGCCGGGATCGTGGTATTCCGGCACTATGGCTTCAATCAGGACGAAGACCCGATCGTCAAGGTTGATCGCAAGGTTCTGCTGAAGCGTCGTCCTGCTGCCTGA
- a CDS encoding acetyl-CoA C-acetyltransferase: MAEAAFIYDAIRTPRSRGKADGALNEVKPIDLVTTLLNELQARHDLDTSKVDDVLLGCVSPVMEQGSVLPKIALQKAGWDESVPGAQVNRFCASGLDTFNTAAAKVASGWEDLVCAGGFESMSRVPMGSDGGPFSEDPATGIATSFVPQGIGADLIATIEGFSRDDVDAFAVSSQKKAAFAQANGWFDRSVVPVKDENGLVILERDDFIKPDTDMQTLGSLKPSFAGLGSFGFDDIALAKYNKVERINHVHTPGNSSGIVDGASLVMLGNERIGKELGLTPRGRVLSTAVIATEPTIMLTGPGPASFKALRKAGLTMADIDLVEINEAFASVALMLQRQLDVPDERLNVVGGAIAMGHPLGATGGALVSTVLDELERRSLKRALLCMCVGGGMGIAAIIERV, from the coding sequence ATGGCCGAGGCGGCTTTTATATATGACGCGATCAGAACGCCGCGTTCGCGCGGAAAGGCCGACGGTGCGCTTAATGAAGTCAAACCGATCGATCTGGTCACTACGCTGCTGAACGAGTTGCAGGCGCGCCATGACCTCGATACCTCTAAGGTTGACGACGTTTTGCTTGGCTGCGTTTCGCCAGTCATGGAGCAGGGCTCCGTGCTGCCAAAGATCGCGCTGCAGAAGGCTGGCTGGGACGAGTCCGTGCCTGGAGCTCAGGTGAATCGCTTTTGCGCTTCAGGCCTCGACACCTTCAACACCGCCGCCGCAAAGGTCGCGTCGGGATGGGAGGACCTGGTCTGCGCGGGTGGTTTCGAGAGCATGAGCCGCGTTCCGATGGGATCGGACGGTGGCCCGTTCTCCGAAGACCCCGCGACCGGAATCGCGACGAGCTTCGTGCCCCAAGGTATCGGAGCCGACCTCATCGCCACCATCGAAGGCTTCTCGCGTGATGACGTTGATGCCTTCGCCGTATCATCGCAGAAAAAGGCTGCGTTCGCGCAGGCGAATGGCTGGTTTGATCGATCGGTCGTCCCCGTGAAGGATGAGAACGGCCTCGTCATCCTTGAGCGAGATGATTTCATCAAGCCCGATACCGATATGCAGACGCTCGGATCGTTGAAGCCGAGCTTCGCCGGCCTGGGCTCGTTCGGCTTCGATGATATCGCGCTCGCCAAGTACAACAAGGTCGAACGCATCAATCACGTGCACACCCCTGGCAACAGCTCGGGCATCGTGGACGGCGCCTCGCTGGTGATGCTTGGGAACGAGCGGATCGGCAAGGAACTGGGCCTGACCCCACGCGGACGCGTGCTGTCGACCGCGGTGATCGCGACCGAGCCGACGATCATGTTGACTGGCCCTGGCCCAGCGTCGTTCAAGGCACTGCGCAAAGCCGGGTTGACGATGGCCGATATCGATCTCGTCGAGATCAATGAGGCCTTCGCCTCCGTCGCTCTCATGCTGCAGCGGCAGCTCGACGTTCCGGATGAGCGATTGAACGTTGTTGGCGGTGCCATCGCCATGGGGCATCCACTCGGCGCAACCGGCGGCGCCCTGGTCTCGACCGTACTCGACGAACTCGAGCGGCGTTCACTCAAGCGTGCGCTGTTGTGCATGTGTGTCGGTGGGGGCATGGGCATCGCCGCGATCATCGAGCGCGTTTGA
- a CDS encoding acyl-CoA dehydrogenase family protein, giving the protein MSNFVLPRATFLEDEDFTMFADMVKRFLAVHMPAERVSEWREAGLVDRALWREAGAAGLLGVSIPAEYGGAGGDFRHEMVLAEALGHAGVEGWDITLHNAVVAPYVTSFGTEEQKQRWLPKICSGEMVLAVAMTEPGTGSDLQSIRTQARIDGNEVVISGSKTFITNGQHADLILVVARLDGEPGAKGIALFAVETADAPGFERGTNLEKIGREYGDTSELFFNDVRVPLENMLGAPGAGFGMLMAKLPQERLIIAIQSLAAIEYVISLTVAYVKERKAFGKAIFDFQNSQFVLAECKTQAMAVRALIERCTELHLNDQLDSATASAAKLFATEQQGIIVDRCLQLFGGYGYMSEYPIAQAYKDARVTRIYGGTSEIMKLLIARSL; this is encoded by the coding sequence GTGAGCAACTTCGTCCTGCCCCGCGCCACCTTCCTCGAAGATGAGGACTTCACCATGTTCGCGGACATGGTGAAACGCTTTCTTGCCGTCCACATGCCGGCCGAGCGTGTCAGCGAGTGGCGAGAGGCCGGCCTGGTGGACCGCGCATTATGGCGCGAAGCGGGCGCGGCGGGCCTGCTCGGGGTTTCGATCCCGGCTGAGTATGGCGGTGCAGGTGGTGACTTCCGTCACGAAATGGTACTTGCCGAAGCGCTCGGCCATGCCGGCGTCGAAGGATGGGACATCACGCTGCACAATGCAGTCGTCGCGCCCTACGTGACCTCTTTCGGCACCGAGGAACAGAAGCAACGCTGGCTGCCAAAGATCTGCTCGGGTGAGATGGTGTTGGCAGTCGCCATGACCGAGCCGGGCACCGGATCGGACCTGCAGTCCATCCGAACCCAAGCGCGGATCGACGGGAACGAGGTCGTCATCAGCGGTAGCAAGACGTTTATCACCAACGGTCAGCATGCGGACCTGATTTTGGTCGTGGCAAGGCTTGACGGTGAGCCCGGAGCCAAGGGCATCGCGCTATTTGCTGTCGAGACCGCGGATGCACCCGGTTTCGAGCGGGGGACCAATCTAGAGAAGATCGGGCGTGAGTACGGCGACACCTCTGAGCTGTTCTTCAACGACGTGCGCGTTCCGCTTGAAAACATGTTAGGCGCACCTGGCGCCGGGTTTGGCATGCTGATGGCAAAACTGCCGCAGGAACGATTGATTATCGCAATCCAGTCACTCGCCGCCATTGAGTACGTGATTTCGCTGACAGTAGCCTACGTCAAGGAGCGCAAAGCCTTCGGCAAAGCCATCTTCGATTTCCAAAACAGCCAATTCGTTCTTGCCGAGTGCAAGACGCAAGCAATGGCGGTTCGCGCCCTCATCGAGCGCTGCACGGAGTTGCACCTGAACGACCAACTTGACAGCGCAACTGCTTCAGCTGCCAAGCTGTTCGCCACGGAGCAGCAGGGGATCATCGTCGATCGCTGCCTGCAACTGTTCGGCGGCTACGGCTACATGAGCGAATACCCCATCGCACAGGCGTACAAGGACGCGCGCGTCACTCGTATCTACGGCGGCACCAGCGAGATCATGAAGTTGCTGATCGCCCGTTCGCTCTGA